A genomic segment from Actinomadura hallensis encodes:
- a CDS encoding extracellular solute-binding protein, which produces MKYIKVAAAAAAIVLAAAACGGGDGDEAGGESPAKLKVWMMGDGTPEQTEFLDAVEADFKAEHPETDVEIKYVPWPQVATTFQRAAAGGEGPDVTELGNTDVQSHIAQGNLADITEEFKGWEDGKTLNKTALGNDQADGKTYAVPWYGGVRGVWYRTDWFEELNIETPKTWAELTAAAKKIQEAKKVPGIGVPSDQTNALLSFIWGNQGAVAVQDGDGWKGQLDQPQAVEAVEYYAGLVSKEKVAPEKYIGKNELEGPQRDFALGKLGMYIDGSWALKEMKKISDKDADKWGVFPIPSKNGGNAPVMAGGSDLAVWADTKAKAAAFDYITILNNAKHAKAWADYSGFSSMRSDVKFSDPKLAVFTEIAANTQFPPISAGWGEFEQAKKVLPNAVKAIMQGAPAAEEMKKANEQANTLLNAS; this is translated from the coding sequence ATGAAGTACATCAAGGTGGCGGCCGCGGCGGCCGCGATCGTCCTGGCGGCCGCGGCCTGCGGCGGCGGAGACGGCGACGAGGCGGGCGGCGAGTCCCCCGCGAAGCTCAAGGTCTGGATGATGGGCGACGGAACGCCGGAGCAGACGGAGTTCCTCGACGCCGTCGAGGCCGACTTCAAGGCCGAGCATCCCGAGACCGACGTCGAGATCAAGTACGTGCCCTGGCCACAGGTCGCCACCACCTTCCAGAGGGCGGCCGCCGGCGGCGAGGGCCCCGACGTGACCGAGCTGGGCAACACCGACGTCCAGTCCCACATCGCCCAGGGCAACCTCGCCGACATCACCGAGGAGTTCAAGGGCTGGGAGGACGGCAAGACCCTCAACAAGACCGCTCTCGGCAACGACCAGGCGGACGGCAAGACCTACGCGGTGCCGTGGTACGGCGGCGTGCGGGGCGTCTGGTACCGCACCGACTGGTTCGAGGAACTGAACATCGAGACGCCGAAGACCTGGGCGGAGCTGACCGCCGCGGCGAAGAAGATCCAGGAGGCCAAGAAGGTCCCCGGCATCGGCGTTCCCAGCGACCAGACCAACGCGCTGCTCAGCTTCATCTGGGGCAACCAGGGCGCCGTGGCCGTCCAGGACGGCGACGGCTGGAAGGGGCAGCTCGACCAGCCGCAGGCCGTCGAGGCGGTCGAGTACTACGCCGGGCTCGTCTCCAAGGAGAAGGTCGCCCCCGAGAAGTACATCGGCAAGAACGAGCTGGAGGGCCCGCAGCGCGACTTCGCACTCGGCAAGCTCGGCATGTACATCGACGGGAGCTGGGCGCTCAAGGAGATGAAGAAGATCTCCGACAAGGACGCCGACAAGTGGGGCGTCTTCCCGATCCCCAGCAAGAACGGCGGCAACGCCCCGGTCATGGCGGGAGGCTCCGACCTCGCCGTCTGGGCGGACACCAAGGCCAAGGCAGCGGCGTTCGACTACATCACGATCCTGAACAACGCCAAGCACGCCAAGGCCTGGGCCGACTACAGCGGCTTCTCGTCCATGCGCTCGGACGTGAAGTTCTCCGACCCGAAGCTCGCGGTCTTCACCGAGATCGCCGCCAACACCCAGTTCCCGCCGATCAGCGCGGGCTGGGGCGAGTTCGAGCAGGCCAAGAAGGTGCTGCCGAACGCGGTCAAGGCGATCATGCAGGGCGCGCCGGCGGCGGAGGAGATGAAGAAGGCGAACGAGCAGGCCAACACGCTGCTCAACGCCTCCTAG
- a CDS encoding carbohydrate ABC transporter permease, whose protein sequence is MLDTAPAVRRPPGRRSSGRARPRRRPHLGPYLLIAPTVAVIAVLMFWPMIQIGIMSFQKVGNRQLRGEPAEQVGTENFEKILGDPFFWQTVKHTVLFAVVAVSLTLVVGTLVGLLLNKLGKRMSAFVAGGVMIAWATPPVTAAIIFSWLFGSTGGLVNWALDLLPDALVGGGWSDHNWFATPLSTYTVLTVCVVWQACPFIAVSVLAGLKSIPGELYEAARVDGSGPWRTFWSITYPMLKPIFLVLLVMSIIWDFKVFTQLFIMSGMANRDAFNLSLYAYSEAFGSLNPKLGMGSAIALVLTMILLVVTALYVRVMVRQGETE, encoded by the coding sequence ATGCTCGACACCGCACCCGCGGTGCGGCGGCCGCCCGGCCGGAGATCCTCCGGCCGGGCGCGCCCCCGCCGCAGGCCGCACCTCGGCCCCTACCTGCTGATCGCGCCCACCGTCGCCGTGATCGCCGTCCTGATGTTCTGGCCGATGATCCAGATCGGGATCATGTCGTTCCAGAAGGTCGGCAACCGCCAGCTGCGCGGCGAGCCCGCCGAGCAGGTGGGCACGGAGAACTTCGAGAAGATCCTCGGGGACCCGTTCTTCTGGCAGACCGTCAAGCACACCGTGCTGTTCGCCGTCGTCGCGGTGAGCCTCACCCTCGTCGTCGGGACGCTGGTCGGGCTCCTGCTCAACAAGCTGGGCAAGCGGATGTCGGCCTTCGTCGCCGGCGGCGTGATGATCGCCTGGGCGACCCCGCCGGTCACCGCCGCGATCATCTTCTCCTGGCTGTTCGGCTCGACCGGCGGCCTGGTCAACTGGGCCCTCGACCTGCTGCCCGACGCCCTCGTCGGCGGCGGCTGGAGCGACCACAACTGGTTCGCGACGCCGCTGTCCACCTACACCGTCCTCACCGTGTGCGTCGTGTGGCAGGCGTGCCCGTTCATCGCCGTGTCGGTCCTGGCGGGGCTGAAGAGCATCCCGGGCGAGCTGTACGAGGCGGCCCGGGTGGACGGTTCGGGCCCGTGGCGGACGTTCTGGAGCATCACCTACCCGATGCTCAAGCCGATCTTCCTGGTGCTGCTCGTCATGTCGATCATCTGGGACTTCAAGGTCTTCACCCAGCTGTTCATCATGTCCGGGATGGCGAACCGCGACGCGTTCAACCTGTCGCTCTACGCCTACTCCGAGGCGTTCGGCTCGCTGAACCCGAAGCTCGGCATGGGATCGGCGATCGCGCTCGTCCTGACGATGATCCTGCTCGTGGTGACCGCCCTCTACGTGCGCGTCATGGTCCGGCAGGGGGAGACCGAATGA